In Parachlamydia acanthamoebae, one DNA window encodes the following:
- a CDS encoding transposase has translation FTSAILPPYLRRTQSIDAVIPALYLKGISTLDFPKALEAILGENAKGLSPTNIVRLKDSWTTEYQNWL, from the coding sequence AGTTCACAAGTGCGATTTTGCCACCTTATTTGAGAAGGACACAAAGTATAGATGCGGTTATTCCTGCTTTGTATCTTAAAGGAATATCCACCCTGGATTTTCCGAAAGCTCTAGAGGCAATTTTGGGAGAAAATGCTAAAGGACTATCACCCACAAATATCGTTAGATTGAAAGATTCATGGACAACAGAATATCAAAATTGGCTCA